In Methanocaldococcus sp., the following are encoded in one genomic region:
- the herA gene encoding DNA double-strand break repair helicase HerA: MNIIEDVVGIVKGEATVTNFKFSAHPDAELRFGEFVVAQNREDEWVIGNIRKLENINWLLSGGKSTYYALQLDLEQYGDSIESNEEIIATVRILGKIKINGERVEVLPNRVPIPNGRKVYRLSDDILKAIFNPGIGYIEIGNLLLRESVPIYLNADELVSRHFAVLAVTGAGKSNTVSVMISQIVEKLRGTVVVLDPHGDYIKLKLPNTGKEYVKIIEAKIKPEEMDSEELADLIEIAKNATIQREFLAKAWETVKHENPNVGGREIIEKLMEKINDWIRNKKAEYWDEGKKNYFTEELKAERVETLRGVVLRIRRFLRNYGTLLTSEDLISQIEPGKANVIDLGHLDESQMKVVVGKLLYAIFEARVDYEKARKKLERIKEELRESRVVRTSKLENEIKELEKTMKDIETKSKALAEPILLIVEEAHIFAPQGENNDAVRILSRIAREGRKFGVGLGIVSQRPNKLNEDVLSQTNTKIILRIVNPKDQDYVLKASEQLSSDLLSDIASLGKGEAVIVGQAISLPALVKIHNFKSMGGDYGGEDIGVVSRWLNREVEEKKEKEIQKIYDDEGINYDL, from the coding sequence ATGAATATTATTGAGGATGTTGTTGGTATAGTCAAAGGAGAGGCAACAGTTACAAATTTTAAATTTTCTGCTCATCCAGACGCTGAATTACGATTTGGAGAATTTGTTGTAGCTCAAAATAGAGAGGATGAATGGGTTATTGGCAATATTAGAAAACTTGAAAATATAAACTGGCTTCTCAGTGGAGGAAAAAGCACATATTATGCTTTACAATTAGATTTAGAACAATATGGAGATAGTATTGAATCCAATGAAGAAATCATAGCTACTGTAAGAATCCTTGGAAAAATTAAAATTAATGGAGAAAGAGTTGAGGTTTTGCCAAATAGAGTGCCTATTCCTAATGGTAGAAAGGTTTATCGTTTAAGTGATGATATTTTAAAGGCAATATTCAATCCCGGAATTGGATATATAGAAATAGGAAATCTCCTTTTGAGAGAAAGTGTTCCAATTTATTTAAATGCTGATGAACTCGTTTCAAGACATTTTGCAGTTTTAGCTGTTACTGGGGCTGGAAAATCAAATACTGTATCTGTGATGATTAGTCAAATTGTTGAAAAACTTAGAGGGACTGTTGTAGTTCTTGACCCTCATGGAGATTATATTAAGTTAAAACTTCCAAATACTGGAAAAGAATATGTGAAAATAATTGAAGCCAAAATAAAACCAGAAGAAATGGACAGTGAAGAATTGGCTGATTTAATTGAAATTGCCAAAAATGCAACAATTCAGAGAGAGTTTTTAGCCAAGGCATGGGAAACTGTTAAACATGAAAATCCAAATGTTGGGGGAAGAGAGATTATTGAAAAACTCATGGAAAAAATAAACGATTGGATAAGGAATAAAAAAGCAGAATATTGGGATGAGGGAAAGAAGAATTACTTTACTGAGGAACTCAAAGCAGAGAGAGTTGAAACTTTAAGAGGAGTAGTTCTAAGAATTAGAAGATTTCTAAGGAACTATGGAACTTTATTGACAAGTGAAGATTTAATCTCTCAAATTGAGCCAGGTAAAGCCAATGTCATTGATTTAGGTCATTTAGATGAGAGCCAAATGAAGGTTGTTGTTGGTAAGCTTTTGTATGCCATATTTGAGGCAAGGGTAGATTATGAAAAAGCAAGAAAGAAACTTGAACGAATAAAAGAAGAATTGAGAGAAAGTAGAGTAGTTAGAACTTCAAAACTTGAAAATGAAATAAAAGAACTTGAAAAAACTATGAAGGATATTGAAACTAAGAGTAAAGCCCTTGCTGAGCCAATCCTTCTTATTGTAGAAGAGGCACATATCTTTGCTCCACAAGGAGAAAATAACGATGCTGTAAGAATTTTAAGTAGAATTGCAAGAGAAGGTAGAAAATTTGGAGTAGGATTGGGAATAGTTTCACAAAGACCAAATAAACTAAATGAGGATGTTTTAAGTCAAACAAACACGAAGATAATTTTAAGAATTGTAAATCCAAAAGATCAGGATTATGTTCTCAAAGCGAGTGAGCAACTGAGTTCTGATTTACTCTCAGATATTGCCTCTCTTGGTAAGGGTGAGGCAGTAATAGTTGGTCAAGCAATTTCTCTTCCAGCTTTGGTTAAAATACACAACTTTAAATCTATGGGTGGGGATTACGGTGGTGAAGATATAGGAGTTGTTTCAAGATGGCTCAATAGAGAGGTTGAAGAAAAAAAAGAGAAAGAAATTCAAAAAATTTATGATGATGAGGGGATAAATTATGACCTTTAA
- the mobB gene encoding molybdopterin-guanine dinucleotide biosynthesis protein B: MRVIGIIGYKNSGKTSLIEDILKHSNEKIGVIKHTDKDVEIDMIGKDTYRFFTSGAKIAVLSTQNKTVFFTKNMSLEDILSKLVDYGLDFVIIEGFKEELKRLNIPKIVMIKDKEGSELIDDHTVKVIEDYNYNIEEILKIIKEKSIIPTMNLNCGYCGYNCKSFVKALAKGEAKWDDCILSKGVKIIVDDKIIPTVPFVSKIIGKTIKAMVETLKGVENPKNIKIIIDTSKIK, translated from the coding sequence ATGAGAGTAATTGGAATTATTGGATATAAAAATTCTGGAAAAACTTCATTGATTGAAGATATTTTAAAACATTCCAATGAAAAAATTGGAGTTATTAAACATACTGATAAGGATGTAGAGATTGATATGATAGGTAAAGATACATATAGATTTTTCACATCTGGAGCTAAAATAGCAGTTCTATCTACTCAAAATAAGACAGTTTTTTTTACTAAAAATATGAGTTTAGAAGACATTTTATCAAAGTTAGTAGATTATGGTTTAGATTTTGTTATTATTGAAGGTTTTAAAGAAGAGTTAAAAAGATTAAATATTCCAAAAATCGTTATGATAAAAGATAAAGAAGGTTCAGAGTTAATTGATGATCACACGGTAAAAGTTATTGAAGATTATAACTATAACATTGAGGAGATTCTAAAAATTATTAAAGAAAAGTCTATTATTCCCACAATGAACTTAAACTGTGGATATTGTGGATACAACTGTAAATCATTTGTTAAAGCTTTGGCAAAAGGAGAGGCAAAGTGGGATGACTGTATATTAAGTAAAGGAGTAAAAATAATAGTTGATGATAAAATAATTCCAACTGTGCCTTTTGTTTCTAAGATTATAGGTAAAACGATTAAAGCAATGGTTGAAACATTGAAAGGTGTAGAAAACCCAAAAAATATTAAGATTATTATAGACACTTCTAAGATAAAATAG
- a CDS encoding metalloregulator ArsR/SmtB family transcription factor — MEEKYERAAEIFKAFGDPTRLMILKLLADNGSMCVCNIINELKKPQPTISHHLNILKKAGIVKARKEGTWNFYYIVNDRVKEIIKLVDEL; from the coding sequence ATGGAAGAAAAATATGAAAGAGCGGCAGAAATATTTAAGGCATTTGGAGACCCAACAAGGTTAATGATTTTAAAGTTGTTGGCAGACAATGGAAGCATGTGCGTCTGTAATATAATTAATGAGTTGAAAAAGCCACAGCCAACAATCTCCCACCACTTAAATATTTTAAAGAAGGCTGGGATAGTTAAAGCAAGAAAAGAAGGGACTTGGAACTTCTACTACATAGTAAATGATAGAGTTAAAGAGATAATTAAATTAGTAGATGAATTATAA
- a CDS encoding GTP-binding protein codes for MGIEEEIKKIEEELKRTPYNKATQKHIGRLKAKLAKLREMAQSRGGGGGGKGYAVKKSGDATAAFVGFPSVGKSTLLNKLTNAKSEVGEYAFTTLTIVPGILEYKGAKIQLLDAPGIIVGASSGKGRGTEVLSAVRSADLILLTVDIYTLDHLPVIERELYNVGIRLDQKPPDVKIKVKDRGGINVSSTVPLTHIDEDTIEAILNEYKIHNADVVIREDITLEQFIDVVAGNRVYIPSLVVVNKIDLADEEYLKYIKKKLEEFGKDYVLVSGNKNINLDLLKEKIYEKLGFIKIYLKPQGKKPDFDEPLIMRRGATVKDVCEKLHKDFVRNFRYAQVWGKSAKHPGQRVGLDHKLEDEDILTIVIKR; via the coding sequence ATGGGAATTGAAGAAGAGATTAAAAAAATAGAAGAGGAGTTAAAAAGAACTCCTTATAATAAGGCTACTCAAAAACACATTGGTAGATTAAAGGCAAAATTGGCAAAATTAAGGGAGATGGCTCAAAGTAGAGGGGGAGGTGGAGGAGGGAAAGGATATGCTGTAAAAAAGAGTGGAGATGCTACTGCTGCATTTGTGGGATTTCCATCAGTTGGTAAATCTACACTATTAAATAAATTAACTAATGCTAAATCTGAGGTTGGAGAATATGCATTTACAACATTAACTATTGTTCCTGGTATCTTAGAATATAAAGGGGCTAAAATTCAACTTTTAGATGCTCCTGGTATTATTGTTGGAGCCTCATCAGGAAAAGGTAGAGGGACAGAAGTTCTATCTGCTGTTAGAAGTGCTGACTTAATATTATTGACTGTTGATATTTATACATTGGATCATCTTCCAGTTATTGAAAGAGAGTTGTATAATGTAGGGATTAGATTGGATCAAAAACCTCCAGATGTTAAAATTAAAGTTAAAGATAGAGGAGGAATTAATGTAAGTTCTACTGTTCCATTAACACATATTGATGAAGACACTATAGAGGCAATATTAAATGAATATAAAATACACAACGCAGATGTAGTTATAAGGGAAGACATAACTTTAGAGCAGTTCATAGATGTTGTTGCAGGAAATAGAGTATATATTCCCTCATTAGTAGTTGTCAATAAGATAGATTTAGCAGATGAGGAATATCTAAAATACATAAAAAAGAAATTGGAAGAGTTTGGAAAGGATTATGTTTTAGTTTCTGGAAATAAAAATATTAATTTAGATCTATTGAAAGAAAAGATTTATGAAAAGTTAGGATTTATAAAGATTTACTTAAAGCCACAAGGAAAAAAACCTGACTTTGATGAACCTTTAATTATGAGAAGAGGTGCTACAGTAAAAGATGTTTGTGAAAAACTACATAAGGATTTCGTTAGAAATTTCAGATATGCCCAAGTTTGGGGTAAGTCAGCAAAGCATCCTGGGCAGAGAGTGGGATTAGATCACAAATTAGAAGATGAAGATATTTTAACAATTGTTATAAAGAGATAA
- the map gene encoding type II methionyl aminopeptidase, whose translation MEIEGYEKIIKAGKIASKVRDEAVKLIKPGVKLLEVAEFVENRTKELGGEPAFPCNISINDIAAHYTPKLNDSLEFKDEDVVKLDLGVHVDGYIADTAITVDLSNSYRDLVKASEDALYTVIKEINPPMNIGVMGKIIQEVIESYGFKPISNLSGHVMYRYELHTGINIPNVYERTNKVIDVGDLVAIEPFATNGFGMVKDGEPGNIYKFLAKRPVRLPQARKLLEVIAKNYAYLPFAERWVIKNEHERLALNSLVRSSCLYSYPILKERKNGIVSQAEHTILITENEIVITTR comes from the coding sequence ATGGAAATTGAAGGTTATGAAAAGATTATAAAGGCAGGAAAAATTGCTTCAAAAGTTAGAGATGAAGCAGTAAAATTAATAAAACCTGGCGTTAAGTTATTAGAGGTTGCAGAATTCGTTGAAAATAGAACTAAAGAATTGGGAGGAGAGCCAGCATTTCCATGTAATATATCAATTAATGATATAGCCGCACATTATACTCCAAAATTAAATGACTCTTTGGAGTTTAAAGATGAGGATGTTGTTAAGTTAGATTTAGGGGTTCATGTTGATGGATATATTGCAGATACAGCCATAACAGTAGATTTATCAAACTCATATAGAGATTTAGTAAAGGCTTCTGAAGATGCTTTATATACTGTTATTAAGGAGATAAATCCACCTATGAACATTGGAGTGATGGGAAAAATAATACAGGAAGTTATTGAAAGTTATGGATTTAAACCAATATCCAATCTATCTGGACATGTTATGTATAGATATGAATTACATACTGGAATTAATATTCCAAATGTTTATGAAAGAACTAATAAAGTTATTGATGTTGGAGATTTAGTGGCAATAGAACCATTTGCTACTAATGGTTTTGGTATGGTTAAAGATGGAGAGCCGGGGAATATATATAAATTTTTAGCTAAAAGACCTGTTAGATTACCCCAAGCAAGGAAACTCTTAGAAGTTATAGCAAAAAACTATGCTTATTTACCATTTGCTGAAAGATGGGTTATAAAAAATGAGCATGAGAGATTGGCGTTAAATTCATTAGTAAGATCTTCATGCCTATATAGTTATCCAATATTAAAAGAAAGAAAAAATGGCATAGTTAGTCAAGCAGAGCATACAATATTAATAACTGAAAATGAAATAGTAATAACAACAAGATAG
- a CDS encoding ribose 1,5-bisphosphate isomerase, with the protein MSEDIIKETYEKIKNMEIRGAGRIGRAAAKALKEYAIKISHLSEEEFIKKMKEAGNLLISARPTAVSLPNAVKYVLKGLNEDNPKERVIERADEFIESSLKAIEKIGKYGANRIKDGYTILTHCNSEAAISVIKTAYDEGKDIKVFCTETRPRNQGYITAKTLYDYRIDVTLIVDSAVRYFMRDIDIVIVGADGITANGCLVNKIGTSQIALIANESRVPFLTAAETYKFHPKTIVGELIEIEERDPKEVVVFEDEYKGIKVRNPAFDVTPSKYIDAIITEVGLIPPQGAWYIIEKYFGWLEK; encoded by the coding sequence ATGAGTGAAGACATTATAAAAGAAACTTATGAAAAAATTAAAAATATGGAAATTAGAGGGGCTGGAAGAATTGGAAGAGCGGCGGCAAAGGCTTTAAAAGAATATGCTATAAAAATCTCTCATTTAAGTGAAGAAGAATTTATAAAAAAAATGAAAGAGGCGGGAAATTTATTAATCTCTGCCAGACCTACTGCTGTCTCTTTACCAAATGCAGTTAAATATGTATTAAAAGGATTAAATGAAGATAATCCAAAGGAGAGAGTTATAGAGAGGGCTGATGAGTTTATAGAATCCTCATTAAAGGCTATTGAAAAAATAGGAAAGTATGGGGCAAATAGAATAAAAGATGGATATACAATACTAACTCACTGCAATTCTGAGGCGGCAATAAGCGTTATAAAAACTGCGTATGATGAAGGAAAAGATATTAAAGTTTTTTGCACAGAAACAAGACCAAGAAATCAAGGATACATTACAGCAAAAACTCTCTATGATTATAGAATTGATGTTACATTAATAGTCGATTCTGCAGTTAGATACTTTATGAGAGATATAGATATTGTAATTGTGGGGGCTGATGGTATAACAGCAAATGGTTGTCTTGTAAATAAAATAGGAACTTCTCAAATTGCATTAATTGCCAATGAAAGTAGAGTTCCTTTTTTAACAGCCGCAGAAACTTACAAATTTCATCCAAAAACTATAGTAGGAGAGTTAATAGAGATTGAAGAAAGAGATCCTAAGGAAGTGGTAGTATTTGAAGATGAATATAAAGGAATTAAAGTGAGGAATCCTGCATTTGATGTAACTCCCTCTAAGTATATAGATGCAATAATTACAGAGGTTGGTTTAATCCCTCCTCAGGGAGCATGGTATATAATTGAGAAATACTTTGGCTGGCTTGAAAAATAA
- a CDS encoding TIM barrel protein yields MLIFGTAGVPISAEDEFKGIDVLRKLNLGAMELEFVKGVYMKEDYAKKLKEYGKDIVFSAHAPHFINLNANEEYKIKNSIERIIKTAKVLNNCGRNLVFHPGYYLKKSKETTYNIIKSNIQKILEKLELLNLNIMLRPETSGRVSQFGDVEETLNLCYDLNLLPCIDFAHIYARSRGRINNYDSFYKILEKVENMLGKNAIKDMHIHLSGIEYGKGGERRHLPLKESDFNYKDALKALKDFNTSGTVICESPLLEYDAVLLMKCYNEL; encoded by the coding sequence ATGTTAATATTTGGCACCGCAGGAGTTCCTATATCTGCAGAGGATGAATTTAAAGGAATAGATGTTTTAAGAAAGTTAAATTTGGGAGCTATGGAATTGGAATTTGTCAAAGGAGTTTATATGAAAGAGGACTATGCTAAAAAGTTAAAAGAGTATGGAAAAGATATTGTTTTCTCTGCTCATGCTCCTCACTTTATAAATCTCAATGCAAATGAAGAGTATAAAATTAAAAATAGTATTGAGAGAATTATAAAAACTGCAAAGGTTTTAAATAACTGTGGAAGAAATTTAGTTTTTCATCCTGGATATTACTTAAAGAAAAGTAAAGAAACCACATATAATATAATAAAGTCAAACATTCAAAAAATTTTAGAAAAATTAGAATTATTAAATTTAAATATTATGTTAAGACCAGAAACTTCTGGAAGAGTATCTCAATTTGGAGATGTTGAGGAAACTTTAAATTTATGCTATGACTTAAATCTTCTTCCATGTATCGACTTTGCCCATATTTATGCAAGAAGTAGAGGAAGAATAAATAACTATGATTCCTTTTATAAGATACTTGAAAAAGTTGAGAATATGTTAGGAAAAAACGCTATAAAGGATATGCATATCCATTTATCAGGAATAGAGTATGGAAAGGGAGGGGAAAGAAGGCATCTACCTTTAAAAGAATCTGATTTTAATTATAAGGATGCATTAAAGGCGTTGAAAGATTTTAATACCTCTGGAACTGTAATATGTGAAAGTCCTTTATTGGAATATGATGCTGTTTTGCTTATGAAGTGTTATAATGAACTATAA